Within the Mesotoga sp. Brook.08.105.5.1 genome, the region CTAGCTGGAGTATATCGGAAATCATTGATGAGAAAGCAGATACGATCTCAGGTTCACTTTATTGTCTTTTATGGGAAGTTTCTTTCGGATATTAGCCCTGTGGAAGTCCACGGTCTTCTTGGTTACACTGAGAATTTCGGCTATCTCTTTGCTGGTCTTTCCTTCTCTTATGAACTCTGCTATCTGTATCTCTCTTGAAGTGAGATTATCAAGAATAGAAGAGTGTTTTTTTGTAACAGGGTGCATTATCTCCTTTATCAGACCCTCTACAAACTCGACATCCTTTTCGTCGGTGTGCCTCTTCAAGTAATCCAGTGCTGGCTTTACATAGCGTTCCATATTGCCCATGATGGTCTTCTCCAGCTCATCCTTTTCCTCTTCGGTCCGCCTGAGAAGACTGGTCAGAAGGTCGTTCCTCTTCTCTATAGTGTCGAGTCTGTCAAGAACGCTTATCAGTTTGTACTCGACAAATCTCTGAAGAGAAATATCTCGCACGTACTCCAGAAGAGCTATGAGCTCGTTGTCCTTGTTGAAGATCGGAATGGAAAACAACTCCTGCCAGCCGTCACTAACCGAATGAGCCTGATATGGAACGATCTCGACTTCGGACTTCTTGCTCTCCATCGTTCGAAGCACCGGACACTTTTCGCAGGGACTACTGCGGTTGTGGTATATCTCGAAACACTTTCTACCGACAATCGCTCGCTTGCTGGAGTACCAGTGCTTGATCGAGCTGTTAACGTATCTTATTCTCATATCGACATCCAAAATACTGACGCCGTCCTGAATGCTCTCCAGAAT harbors:
- a CDS encoding LuxR C-terminal-related transcriptional regulator; translated protein: MPGLFSENTSEVKRPLTSIPGIYLSRDSLEKSSILNSRELLVFILESIQDGVSILDVDMRIRYVNSSIKHWYSSKRAIVGRKCFEIYHNRSSPCEKCPVLRTMESKKSEVEIVPYQAHSVSDGWQELFSIPIFNKDNELIALLEYVRDISLQRFVEYKLISVLDRLDTIEKRNDLLTSLLRRTEEEKDELEKTIMGNMERYVKPALDYLKRHTDEKDVEFVEGLIKEIMHPVTKKHSSILDNLTSREIQIAEFIREGKTSKEIAEILSVTKKTVDFHRANIRKKLPIKDNKVNLRSYLLSHQ